The sequence below is a genomic window from Thermococcus sp..
TACCTGCTCGGTGAGGACTGATGTTCGTCGTGATAATGGGCGCCGGTAGGGTCGGCTACCTCGTGGCCAAGATGCTGGAGCAGGACGGCCACGACGTCACCATAGTTGAGATGGACAAGGAGAGGGCCAAGGAGCTCTCCCTCCTTGTCAACGGTCTGGTCATAGAGGGCGACGCAACCGACCCGAAGACCCTGGAGGAGGCCAACATAAAGCAGGCGGACGCTTTTGCGGCCTTGACTGGTAAGGATGACGCTAACCTGCTCGCCTGCATTCTTGCCAAGCATCTGAACCCCAACGTCAGAACGTCCCTCAGACTCGGAAACCCGAAGAACAAGCGCATATTCGAGGAGGTCGGCGACCTGAAGAAGTACTTTGACTTCGTCATAAGTCCCGAGGAGATAGCGGCTGAGTACATCAGCAGAAACATCGTCACCCCCGGCTTTGATAGGGTTCTGTTCCCTGGGGAAGGGGCGGAGATAGTGCGCTTCCACCTAACGGGGGACAACGAGGTGGCGGGCAAGCTTGTGAAGGACCTGAAACTTCCAAGGGACGCATTGATAGTCGCGGCCTACGATGAGAGGGGGAACCTGATAATCCCATCCGGTGACACGAAGCTCCCAGAGAGGGGGCAGATAATAATCTTTGCAAAGAACAACGTTCTGGACGATGTTAAGGGCCTTTTTGAAAAGAGAAAGTCTGAAAACGAAAAGACCTAGACCCATATCCTCTTTTTGTTTATCTACCCCTGCTCGGAACCATTCCATGCCCTGGTTGGGGGGTTTACCATAAACTATTTAAACCGGTTAGGGAAGCCAAAAGTGGCTTAAGGGTGCCTGTTTTCAATTTCATTGGGGGGCTGATCATGGAGGACGTCATCAAACAGATTGTTGAGGCCGAGAAAAAAGCAGAGGAACGTATTGAACGCGCCAAGGAGGACGCTAGGGAGATAGTTCTCAAGGCGAGAGAAGAGGCCAAGCTGATTGAAGAGAACATCCTTAAAGAAGCGGATGAGAAGGCCAGGTCCATTATTGAAACGGCCCGACATGAGGGGGAGGATGAGGCTAAAAAGATCATCACAGGGGGGGAGGAGGAGCTTGAAAAACTCAGGTCGAAGGCGATGGCCAACTTTGAGGCCGCTGTATATGAGGGAGTAGAGCTCATAAGAGGGGGCTGACATGTTCAGGCCGGAGGAGATGCTTAAACTCGAGATAATAACGCTCAACCGCTACAAGGACACCCTGCTGACCTACCTTCATGAGGAGGGTGTGGTCGAGATCCGTGAAGTGAACGTGGACATCGCCCAAAATGATTCGCCCAACGAGTTCCATAGGAAGGCCGCCTCGTACAGTATCACGATATCCCGGCTGGCTGATTTTCTTAAAGCCTACAAGAAAAGTGCCGGTGGAGGAATTAAGAGTTTCATATTTCCCCCAGAGCCCGTAAGGAAAACCTACAGATACGAGGGTATTGAGAAGCTTATAAAGGACGTTGAGGCGTTCCTGAGTATCGTTGAGCCAGAGATCAAGGCGGTTGAGGGGAAGATAACCTCCACCCAGACTGAGATAGAGCGCATAAAGGGAGACATGGCCGTACTTGAACTTCTCTCGTGGCTCGACCTTGACGTGTCATACCTCCGCTCAACTGATATGCTCGAAATAGTTGTTGGAACTGTGGATAAGAACAGGTTCAGGGCCCTCGTTGATGACGTCAAGGGGGCAACTGAGGGCCGCTTTACGGTGGTCTCCAAG
It includes:
- a CDS encoding V-type ATP synthase subunit H is translated as MEDVIKQIVEAEKKAEERIERAKEDAREIVLKAREEAKLIEENILKEADEKARSIIETARHEGEDEAKKIITGGEEELEKLRSKAMANFEAAVYEGVELIRGG
- a CDS encoding TrkA family potassium uptake protein, which produces MFVVIMGAGRVGYLVAKMLEQDGHDVTIVEMDKERAKELSLLVNGLVIEGDATDPKTLEEANIKQADAFAALTGKDDANLLACILAKHLNPNVRTSLRLGNPKNKRIFEEVGDLKKYFDFVISPEEIAAEYISRNIVTPGFDRVLFPGEGAEIVRFHLTGDNEVAGKLVKDLKLPRDALIVAAYDERGNLIIPSGDTKLPERGQIIIFAKNNVLDDVKGLFEKRKSENEKT